In Juglans regia cultivar Chandler chromosome 13, Walnut 2.0, whole genome shotgun sequence, the following proteins share a genomic window:
- the LOC108988328 gene encoding uncharacterized protein LOC108988328: MGGHGAIEVAKTVLEVADVAWTAMEHHHHHHHEHDGTAHTKTETNSYDELESLRSENRRLRTLLEQNLKLLQDLSESPFSLNDCPPDLYARLVATVDSEQFLSRLKSLQQASINGTSSEFPFKETSGDDVDSAEILIKVDSEEPSRWVWVTDEMVPNNVEEWSGIDNENYVVVSEEHVVDGVAYFMARCIMSNPKSQNLTPEELQKTVAKALGGVSKLEKILGIWHAGKLFYALSTWGLALAGLYRTRAVLKLAAVGVHTTSKVVLRAL; the protein is encoded by the exons ATGGGAGGCCATGGCGCAATTGAGGTGGCCAAAACGGTTCTGGAGGTCGCTGACGTGGCCTGGACCGCTATGGAGcaccaccatcaccatcaccacGAGCACGATGGCACTGCCCACACCAAGACCGAGACCAATTCGTACGACGAGTTGGAGTCTCTGCGATCGGAGAATCGGCGTCTTAGGACTTTGCTCGAGCAGAATCTGAAGCTTCTTCAGGACCTCTCAGAATCCCCCTTTTCCTTGAACGATTGCCCACCCGAT TTGTATGCTCGGCTTGTGGCAACGGTGGATTCTGAACAATTCTTGTCTCGGCTCAAATCCCTCCAGCAGGCATCGATCAACGGGACTAGCAGCGAGTTTCCTTTCAAGGAAACCTCAG GTGATGATGTGGACTCGGCTGAAATTTTAATCAAAGTTGACAGTGAAGAACCCAGCCGGTGGGTATGGGTCACAGATGAAATGGTTCCAAACAATGTTGAGGAATGGAGCGGAATCGATAATGAAAATTATGTAGTTGTTAGTGAGGAGCATGTGGTGGATGGGGTTGCCTACTTTATGGCTAGATGTATTATGTCAAATCCAAAATCTCAG AATTTGACACCAGAAGAGCTACAAAAAA CTGTGGCGAAAGCTTTAGGTGGTGTCAGCAAATTGGAGAAGATTCTTGGTATTTGGCATGCTGGGAAACTATTTTACGCCCTGTCCACCTGGGGACTTGCTCTTGCAGG GTTGTATAGGACGCGTGCTGTATTGAAACTCGCCGCAGTGGGTGTTCACACAACCAGCAAAGTCGTTCTCAGGGCTCTCTAA
- the LOC108988326 gene encoding probable LRR receptor-like serine/threonine-protein kinase At3g47570, with product MEKTYFPTLFSVTALLLIQYCCMQASLAINNAATNITTDQSALLALKARISYDPNNVLANNWSTNAPVCNWIGISCGSRHHRVTALNLAHMRLEGTIPPHLGNLSFLVRLIMINNSFHGSLPPDLSRLRRLKVFNFGSNKLNGEIPSWIGLLTRLQSLFLHANSFTGSMPSMIFNLSSLQLLNIGSNKLSGRLTMDKFDNLPNLLVIAASYNHFHGELPSTLYNCKQLQILSLSVNNLSGRLPPQIGNLTMLAYLFLGSNNFEGAIPSEIGNLQNLKVLSLFQNSFEGPIPLEIFNISTIQIISMWMNKLSGHLPSNIGLFLPNLQQLYLGQNQLSGPIPSFITNASRLIELYLTNNSFSGFIPKSLGNLRLLRVLNFPFNNLTIESSELSNLFFELSNCIYLESLDLSKNPLNVLLPSSIGNLSTSLQRFILENCKIKGNIPTDIGKFNNLVTLALDNNELTGSLPATLGKLYKLQVLYLDYNRLEGPVPSSICHLKSLFKLFLNHNKLSGHIPTCINNLTSLRKLYFSFNQLTSTIPLSLWSLTYLLEVDLSSNSFSGSLPREIEDMEVLIKLDISRNQLSGGIPNISFKDMVNLSLARNRLEGSIPESFGEMVSLVLLDLSHNNLSGEIPKSFEALQYLKFLNVSFNRLQGEIPTGGPFVNLSAASFLSNYALCGAPQLQVAPCKEVHHHHHRRILMYVLPIVGLTILVTFLVLVRKSWRKRNGIKSQAVEELSPLAKWKRISHLELQQATEGFNPNNLIGKGSFGFVYKGTLSDGMDVAIKVLNLEVEGAFKSFDAECLVLRNIRHRNLVKIISACSSMNFKAFVLEYMPNGNLETWLYNRCLNMLQRLNIMTDVAAALEYLHFGLSSPIIHCDLKPSNVLLDAEMVAHVADFGIAKLLDDGDSLTRTMTLASMGYMAPEYGSEGIISTRGDAYSYGILLMEIFTRKKPTDDMFSGEINLKSWVEESLPRSINEVVDTNLLRNERNYAAMEGCLSSVMRLALICCADSPQERMDMKTVSVTLNKIKSKFLRDTETGGSTNDS from the exons ATggaaaaaacttattttccaACTCTCTTTTCTGTGACTGCACTACTTTTGATACAATATTGTTGCATGCAGGCTAGCTTAGCCATTAATAATGCTGCAACCAATATTACCACAGATCAATCTGCCCTTCTTGCCTTGAAGGCTCGTATTTCCTACGATCCAAACAATGTTTTGGCAAACAACTGGTCCACCAATGCTCCTGTCTGCAACTGGATTGGTATTTCTTGTGGTTCTAGACATCATAGAGTTACTGCCTTGAATCTTGCTCATATGAGACTTGAAGGCACTATTCCTCCTCATCTGGGAAACCTTTCCTTTCTTGTTCGCCTTATCATGATAAACAACAGTTTTCATGGCTCTTTGCCCCCCGATTTGTCTCGTCTTCGTCGTTTGAAAGTCTTCAACTTTGGATCCAATAAATTAAACGGTGAAATCCCATCATGGATCGGGTTGTTAACCAGACTTCAATCTTTGTTCCTTCATGCTAACAGTTTCACAG GTTCAATGCCCTCTATGATCTTCAATCTGTCTTCACTGCAACTCCTTAATATCGGCTCTAATAAACTGTCCGGTAGACTGACGATGGACAAGTTTGATAATCTTCCCAACTTACTTGTCATTGCTGCCAGTTATAATCATTTTCATGGTGAACTTCCTTCCACTTTATACAACTGCAAGCAGCTGCAAATTTTATCTTTATCGGTTAATAATTTGTCTGGAAGATTACCCCCTCAGATTGGGAACTTAACTATGCTTGCATACTTATTCCTTGGCAGTAACAACTTTGAAG GTGCAATACCAAGTGAAATTGGTAATCTACAAAACCTAAAGGTACTCAGTCTCTTTCAAAACAGCTTTGAGGGTCCGATCCCACTTGAGATCTTCAATATCTCTacaatacaaattatttcaatgtGGATGAATAAGCTCTCAGGCCATCTTCCATCAAATATTGGCCTTTTCCTTCCAAACCTGCAACAACTTTATCTTGGACAAAATCAACTAAGTGGACCGATTCCCAGCTTTATCACCAACGCTTCACGACTCATTGAGTTGTATTTGACTAACAACTCATTCTCAGGCTTCATTCCTAAATCACTCGGGAATTTAAGGCTCCTTCGGGTGCTCAATTTCCCATTCAATAACTTGACTATTGAGTCTTCAGAATTAAGCAACCTTTTCTTCGAATTATCAAATTGCATATACCTTGAGTCGTTAGATCTCTCAAAAAATCCACTGAATGTCTTGCTTCCCAGTTCCATTGGAAACCTCTCTACTTCTCTTCAAAGATTTATACTGGAGAATTGCAAAATTAAGGGGAACATTCCCACAGACATTGGCAAGTTCAATAACTTGGTTACTTTGGCCCTAGATAACAATGAGTTGACTGGATCTCTTCCAGCTACACTAGGAAAATTGTACAAGTTGCAAGTTTTATACCTTGATTACAATAGACTTGAGGGTCCAGTGCCATCCAGTATATGCCATTTAAAGAGCTTgttcaaattatttttgaatcATAACAAGCTTTCTGGACATATTCCTACATGCATAAACAATTTGACTTCTCTAAGGAAACTCTACTTTAGCTTTAACCAATTAACTTCTACTATTCCTTTGAGCTTATGGAGCCTTACTTATCTCTTGGAAGTCGACTTATCATCAAATTCTTTCAGTGGCTCTCTTCCACGGGAGATTGAAGATATGGAGGTCTTGATAAAGCTTGATATATCAAGAAATCAACTATCAGGTGGTATCCCAAATATCTCTTTCAAAGACATGGTTAATCTATCATTGGCAAGGAATCGATTAGAAGGCTCAATTCCTGAATCTTTCGGTGAAATGGTGAGCTTAGTGCTCTTAGATCTTTCTCATAACAACTTATCAGGAGAGATTCCTAAGTCCTTTGAAGCACTGCAATATCTCAAATTTCTCAATGTCTCATTCAATAGACTACAAGGAGAAATTCCAACAGGAGGACCATTTGTAAATCTCTCAGCTGCATCATTTTTGTCAAATTATGCACTATGCGGTGCTCCCCAACTACAAGTTGCTCCATGTAAAGaagttcatcatcatcatcatcgacgTATACTGATGTATGTATTACCAATTGTCGGGTTAACAATACTTGTAACTTTCCTTGTATTAGTCAGGAAAAGTTGGAGGAAAAGGAATGGCATCAAATCTCAAGCCGTGGAAGAATTATCACCTCTGGCAAAATGGAAAAGAATTTCCCACCTAGAACTTCAGCAAGCAACTGAAGGGTTTAATCCAAACAACTTAATCGGCAAAGGTAGTTTTGGATTTGTATATAAAGGAACACTCTCAGATGGGATGGATGTAGCAATAAAGGTTTTAAACTTGGAAGTAGAGGGAGCATTCAAAAGTTTTGATGCAGAGTGTTTGGTACTGCGCAATATTCGTCATCGAAATCTTGTCAAGATCATCAGCGCATGTAGCAGCATGAACTTCAAAGCCTTTGTACTGGAATATATGCCTAATGGGAACCTTGAGACCTGGTTGTACAACCGTTGTTTGAATATGTTGCAAAGGCTAAATATAATGACTGATGTTGCAGCAGCACTAGAATACCTTCATTTTGGGCTTTCATCACCTATTATTCATTGTGATTTGAAGCCGAGCAATGTCTTGTTAGATGCAGAAATGGTGGCACATGTTGCTGATTTTGGAATTGCCAAACTCTTAGATGATGGAGATTCTCTCACACGAACCATGACTTTGGCTAGCATGGGGTATATGGCACCAG AATACGGATCAGAAGGAATAATTTCGACAAGAGGTGATGCTTATAGCTATGGCATtttattgatggagattttcACAAGAAAGAAGCCTACAGATGATATGTTTTCTGGAGAAATTAACTTGAAGAGTTGGGTAGAGGAATCGTTACCCCGTTCAATAAATGAAGTTGTTGATACTAACTTGTTGAGAAACGAAAGGAATTATGCTGCTATGGAGGGTTGTTTATCATCTGTTATGAGATTGGCTTTAATTTGTTGCGCAGATTCACCCCAAGAGAGGATGGATATGAAAACTGTTTCAGTCACACTCAACAAGATCAAATCAAAGTTTCTACGAGATACCGAAACAGGAGGGTCTACCAATGATAGTTAG